In one Brienomyrus brachyistius isolate T26 chromosome 7, BBRACH_0.4, whole genome shotgun sequence genomic region, the following are encoded:
- the myl2a gene encoding myosin regulatory light chain 2a, with the protein MAPKKAKKRAAEGANSNVFSMFEQAQIQEFKEAFTIMDQNRDGFIDKNDLRDTFAALGRLNVKQEEIDEMLKEAPGPINFTVFLTMFGEKLKGADPEETILNAFKVFDPEGKGILRKDYVTEMLTTQADRFTAEEMEQMFTAFPPDVSGNLDYKNLVHIITHGEEKDQE; encoded by the exons ATG GCACCCAAAAAGGCCAAGAAGAGAGCAGCAGAAGGAGCCAACTCCAACGTCTTCTCCATGTTTGAGCAGGCCCAGATACAGGAATTCAAAGAA GCTTTCACCATCATGGACCAGAACAGAGATggattcattgacaagaatgaCCTGAGGGACACCTTTGCAGCTCTGG GCCGTCTGAATGTAAAGCAGGAGGAGATTGACGAGATGCTGAAGGAAGCTCCTGGACCTATTAACTTCACCGTTTTTTTGACCATGTTTGGTGAGAAGCTAAAAG gcgcTGACCCTGAGGAAACCATCCTCAATGCCTTCAAGGTGTTCGACCCCGAGGGCAAAGGAATCCTGAGGAAGGATTA CGTCACTGAGATGCTGACCACCCAGGCAGACCGATTCACAGCAGAAGAA ATGGAACAGATGTTCACAGCCTTCCCCCCAGATGTGTCCGGCAACTTGGACTACAAGAATCTGGTCCATATCATCACACATGGGGAGGAGAAGGATCAGGAGTAA